One region of Bacteroidales bacterium genomic DNA includes:
- the recO gene encoding DNA repair protein RecO: protein MLHHTRGIVLHHLRYSETSVIARIYTEKFGLQSYLIRGVRSPKAKIRLGSLEHLTLLEMVVYYREGRSLQNIKELRPAYAFRSMHSDIRKSSQALFINEVIFKSVKEEECNTALFDFLFACIEELDNPQVFSPHFHLAFMARLAGFLGFAPRLNYTPQSWFNLQEGHFEEMQPLHSHSIAPEHAGYFNFLLNKPAPEDPQIMIPGSSRKVLLEKLIEFYELHLPSFGGLRSPEILHEVLKD, encoded by the coding sequence ATGTTGCATCATACCCGCGGCATTGTACTTCACCATCTTCGTTATTCTGAAACCAGCGTAATTGCCCGGATCTACACCGAGAAATTTGGCTTGCAATCCTACCTGATCCGTGGAGTGCGATCGCCAAAAGCCAAAATCAGGCTGGGATCACTTGAACATCTCACTTTGCTTGAGATGGTAGTCTATTACCGTGAAGGCAGGAGCTTACAGAATATCAAAGAGCTTCGTCCGGCTTATGCTTTCCGATCCATGCACAGCGATATCAGAAAGAGTTCGCAGGCTTTGTTTATCAATGAAGTGATATTCAAATCGGTGAAAGAGGAAGAGTGCAATACGGCTCTTTTTGATTTCCTGTTTGCTTGTATTGAAGAATTGGACAATCCCCAGGTATTTTCCCCGCATTTCCATCTTGCATTTATGGCAAGGCTGGCTGGTTTTCTCGGATTCGCACCACGATTAAATTATACTCCACAGTCCTGGTTCAACTTGCAGGAAGGCCATTTTGAAGAAATGCAGCCATTGCATTCGCATTCTATCGCGCCAGAACATGCAGGATATTTTAATTTTTTACTCAACAAGCCTGCACCTGAAGATCCTCAAATCATGATCCCCGGCAGTTCAAGAAAAGTATTACTTGAAAAACTGATAGAGTTTTATGAACTCCATCTACCATCTTTTGGCGGATTGCGTTCGCCGGAAATATTGCATGAAGTGCTGAAGGATTAG
- a CDS encoding IS4 family transposase: protein ISLTDKTHLRDLFHRTKFQNDKERFRLNEPNLFNF from the coding sequence GTATATCATTAACCGATAAAACGCATCTTCGTGACCTATTCCATAGAACTAAATTTCAAAATGACAAAGAACGATTTAGGCTTAATGAGCCAAATTTGTTTAATTTTTAA